The DNA sequence GCGGTGAATTCTTCCTGCGTGGGTGCCTTTGGCGGGTCTACCAGCACAACCTGCGACTTGGCCGGGCCGTTGGTGGAAGGAGTCCAGGAGAGCACTTCGAATACCAGATTGTCCTTCAGCGGAGCCGTGACATAACCGGACGCGCGATCGTTGAGCCAACCCGGATGGCCAAAATCCCAGGGCTCCAGATGGGCGTTCTTCAAGCCCCATTCCGTCATCTTGTCGCGCGCCCACTTGGCGGCGGCTTCGTGATTGGGGGAGCCGGTGAGGCGCGGGCCGTAACGGTCGGTCAGCATATGCAGGGTCTTCATTACCTGCGAGTGGGCGGCTTCCTCCTGGCGGAGCTTCTGGTTCACGTCCGAATTGATGCGCTCTTCGGCGGTGACGAAGAGAGCGGTGGCAAGCAGCAGCAGAGCGAGACGCATATGGAGACAGGATACCCCGGCGCGTTACCATATTCATTGCCATGGAACTGAAATCGGTCCGTCTGAGCATTCCCGAAGACGGCAACATCATCCTGGGTCAGAGCCACTTCATCAAGACCGTGGAAGACCTGTACGAAGCCATCGTCAACACGGTGCCGCAGATGAAGTTCGGCCTCGCCTTCTGCGAGGCGTCGGGCGCGTGTTTGATCCGGGCCGACGGCAATGACGAGGCTTTGAAGACGCTAGCCATCCAGAACGCCCAGGCCGTGGCGGCCGGACACACGTTCGTCATCTGCATGCGCGAGGGCTACCCCATCAACCTGCTGACCCGCATCAAGGATGTGCCCGAGGTGGTGGGTTTGTTTTGCGCGACGGCGAACGAGGTGGAAGTGATCGTGGCCGAATCGGAGCAGGGACGCGGCGTGCTGGGCGTTATCGACGGCGAGCCGCCCAAGGGCGTGGAAGGTCCGGCCGATATCGAATGGCGGCATGGGTTGTTGCGCAAGATCGGCTACAAGCGCTAGCTCCGCCGATAATGAAAACAGCATGGTAAGCAAGATCGACCGACAGGGGCCGGGACGGGTTTCCCGCCTCTACGTAATCAAGGGCCGGGTGCAGGGCGTCGGCTATCGCTATTTCGCCCAGACGGCGGCGGCGGAGTTTCACATCACCGGATGGGTGCGGAATCGGGATGACGGCGCGGTGGAGACCTACGCCACCGGGACCCCGGAGCAGTTGGCGGCCTATAGCGGCCGGCTGCGGATGGGGCCGCGATTTGGCGAAGTGCGCAGCGTCGAGGAGATCGAAGCGCCTCTGCTACAATCGGATGGGTTTTCCATCAAACACTAGTTTCCCCTATTATTTATGACCGATTTGAAGTCACTCATCCGCGAAGTGCCGGACTTCCCGAAGCCGGGTATCAACTTCTATGACATCACCACCCTGCTCAAAGACCCGGAGGGCTGGAAAGCGACCATCGACGCGCTGAAGGCGCGCTACGAGGGCGTCCAGGTCGATGTGGTGGTGGGCATCGAGGCACGCGGGTTCTTCTTCGCCCCGGCGATTGCTTACGCCTTGGGCGCCGGGTTCGTTCCGGTTCGTAAGCCGGGCAAGCTGCCGGCCGCGACGGAAACGGTGGAGTACGCCCTGGAGTACGGAACGGACAAGCTCCAGGTGCATAAGGATGCGATCCAGCCGGGGATGCGTGTGCTGATTATCGACGACGTGTTGGCCACGGGCGGTACCGCATCCGCGGTGGCTGAACTCATCGAACGCATGGGCGGGCAGGTGCTGAGCCTGGGCTTCCTCATCGAGCTCGACTTCCTGCACGGACGAACAAAGCTCGAGGGCAGGGAAGTCTACTCGGTCCTGCACTACTAAAGTGTCCGCAAGAATCGCCAAGGTCCGCGCGTATGCCAAGGTGAACCTCAGCCTGAAGGTGCTTTACAAGCGCACGGACGGCTTCCACGAACTACGCACGGTCTTTCAGACCATCGGACTGCACGACACCATTGAATTTGAGTTCACTCCCGGCAAAACTACGTCTGTAGAGCTGGAGGACGCGCTGGCCATCGAGAACAATCTCGTGACGCGCGCGGCCCGGCTGTTCTTCGAGCGGCGCAAGGTGCGTGGGCAGTTGCGCATGCGGCTGAAGAAGCAGGTGCCCATGGGGGGCGGCCTGGGGGGCGGCTCGAGCGATGCGGCGGCCGTGCTGCTGGCGCTGCCAGCCCTGACCGGCAGGAACACGAACCTGCCTGATTTGATGGAGATGGGCGCCGGATTGGGCAGCGATGTCCCGTTTTTCCTGGTCGGCGGAGCGGCCTTGGGCCTGGGGCGCGGCGAAGAGTTATACCCCCTGCCGGAGCCGAAACCCCAGCCGATGATCGTGCTGGCGCCGCCCATTCATGTGTCGACTCCGGAGGCCTTCAAAGCCCTGGGGCGCCCGACGTTGACTTCGCCGTCTGAGTTCCCTAAACTAAATACTTTCCAGTCGTTTGTCTGGCAGGCGTATCTTGCGTCTGACGCGGAGAACGATTTCGAGGTAGCTGTCTTTCAGCTTCATCCGGAGTTGAGACGATGGCGGAGAAAACTCGAACGGCTTGGGGCTCATGTTGCACGGCTCTCCGGCAGCGGGGCAGCACTCTTCGGGGTGTTTCCAAACCAGGCCAAGCTTCAGGGAGCCCTTCCGCAGTTTCACACGGAGCCTCTCAAGGTTTTCTCAACAACAATGTTGACGCGCGTGCAGTATCGCGCGCGTTTGTGGCGTAGTGTGCGAGAACACGCAATAGAAAATACATGGCCGCCCCAAAGCCGGTACGCGTAATGAGATCTGAGAGACTGAAAATTCTAGCCGGGAATTCGAATCCGGCGCTGGCCACCGCGCTGTGCGCGGAACTCGGGACAGTGCTGGGCGGAGCCCGGGTGAAGACGTTCTCCGACGGGGAAATCTGGGTTCAGATCGAGGAGAACGTGCGCGGCAACGACGTCTTCGTGGTGCAATCCACGTGTACGCCGGCCGACCGCCATCTGCTGGAACTGATCCTGATGATCGACGCGCTGAAGCGCGCCTCCGCGGATCGCATCACCGCCGTGCTGCCCTACTACGGGTACGCCCGGCAGGATCGGAAGGACCGCTCGAGGGTGCCGATCTCGGCCAAGGTCGTGGCCAGCATGCTGGAACGAGCCGGGGCCGACCGGGTGCTGTCGCTCGACCTGCACGCCGCCCAGATCCAGGGGTTCTTCGATATTCCGGTCGACCATCTGTTCGCCGCACCGGTGATGATCGATCACTTCCGTGCCAATGGCGACCTGGACCGCCTCACCGTGGTCTCGCCCGATGCCGGCGGCGTGGAACGCGCCCGGGCCATTGCCAAGCGTCTGGAAGTGCCGCTGGCCATCATCGACAAGCGCCGCGAGCAGCCCAACGAGGCCGATGTGATGCACATCATCGGCGACGTCGAGGACCGTGATTGCCTGATTATTGACGATCTCATCGATACGGCCGGGACGCTCGTCAAGGGCACCAAGGCTTTGATCGAGCGAGGCGGGGCCGCCAGTGTTTCGGCCTGTGCCACGCACGCCGTGCTCTCCGGGCCGGCTGTGGAGAACATCACGAATTCTCCCCTGAAGGAAGTCGTTTTTTCGGACTCCATTCCCTTGCGTCCGGAGGCCGCCGCGTGCGGCAAGATCCGGGTGCTCTCGGTGGCCGGCCTGTTGGCCCGCGCCATCCAGAGCATTCACGAGGAAACGTCCGTCAGTTCGTTGTTTGTCTGAATCGATAGGAGCGTAATATGCGAAAGGACATCACCATTGCCGCCGAACCCCGCTCGTCGCGG is a window from the uncultured Paludibaculum sp. genome containing:
- a CDS encoding adenosine-specific kinase gives rise to the protein MELKSVRLSIPEDGNIILGQSHFIKTVEDLYEAIVNTVPQMKFGLAFCEASGACLIRADGNDEALKTLAIQNAQAVAAGHTFVICMREGYPINLLTRIKDVPEVVGLFCATANEVEVIVAESEQGRGVLGVIDGEPPKGVEGPADIEWRHGLLRKIGYKR
- the ispE gene encoding 4-(cytidine 5'-diphospho)-2-C-methyl-D-erythritol kinase, which gives rise to MSARIAKVRAYAKVNLSLKVLYKRTDGFHELRTVFQTIGLHDTIEFEFTPGKTTSVELEDALAIENNLVTRAARLFFERRKVRGQLRMRLKKQVPMGGGLGGGSSDAAAVLLALPALTGRNTNLPDLMEMGAGLGSDVPFFLVGGAALGLGRGEELYPLPEPKPQPMIVLAPPIHVSTPEAFKALGRPTLTSPSEFPKLNTFQSFVWQAYLASDAENDFEVAVFQLHPELRRWRRKLERLGAHVARLSGSGAALFGVFPNQAKLQGALPQFHTEPLKVFSTTMLTRVQYRARLWRSVREHAIENTWPPQSRYA
- a CDS encoding ribose-phosphate pyrophosphokinase, translated to MRSERLKILAGNSNPALATALCAELGTVLGGARVKTFSDGEIWVQIEENVRGNDVFVVQSTCTPADRHLLELILMIDALKRASADRITAVLPYYGYARQDRKDRSRVPISAKVVASMLERAGADRVLSLDLHAAQIQGFFDIPVDHLFAAPVMIDHFRANGDLDRLTVVSPDAGGVERARAIAKRLEVPLAIIDKRREQPNEADVMHIIGDVEDRDCLIIDDLIDTAGTLVKGTKALIERGGAASVSACATHAVLSGPAVENITNSPLKEVVFSDSIPLRPEAAACGKIRVLSVAGLLARAIQSIHEETSVSSLFV
- a CDS encoding adenine phosphoribosyltransferase, which codes for MTDLKSLIREVPDFPKPGINFYDITTLLKDPEGWKATIDALKARYEGVQVDVVVGIEARGFFFAPAIAYALGAGFVPVRKPGKLPAATETVEYALEYGTDKLQVHKDAIQPGMRVLIIDDVLATGGTASAVAELIERMGGQVLSLGFLIELDFLHGRTKLEGREVYSVLHY
- a CDS encoding acylphosphatase — its product is MVSKIDRQGPGRVSRLYVIKGRVQGVGYRYFAQTAAAEFHITGWVRNRDDGAVETYATGTPEQLAAYSGRLRMGPRFGEVRSVEEIEAPLLQSDGFSIKH